The following are encoded together in the Lathyrus oleraceus cultivar Zhongwan6 chromosome 3, CAAS_Psat_ZW6_1.0, whole genome shotgun sequence genome:
- the LOC127126868 gene encoding nitrate regulatory gene2 protein, giving the protein MGCAASKLENEDTVRRCKDRRRLMKEAVYARHHLAAAHSDYCRSLRLTGSALSTFAAGEPLSVSDNTPAVFINHKTTTPIPTTATKTFQHPPKPQPPSSHIPSPSPSSFHRPPPGQPFQPSPSPTITSSKLPHILSSSTPSTNQHHNARRRKPPPPKLPHILSDSSPSSTPRSNFSNNFAPGFFPTAHSTYSSTPSQTSSVWNWENFYPPPPPPPGSDYFDREHEHEHDQEDTTSQFSFISRNSEIPYSRQQQQQQQQKQQPQQPQIQTYQPQQQQQQHRYPNPTAHEVEGFDSERSEYDYFNRKLATVQKNPSHHHLDEQHTETEREEVECSEWGDHYSTTTSSEEEDEEDEEEDDGVDGDVESRSEIGTRSNFGSSSAAAKGYVAAVGKSKSDDVASSSTGEGVMEMKMVVRHRDLKEIVDSIKENFEKAAVAGDQVSEMLEISKAQLDRSFRQLRKTVYHSNSLLSSLSSTWTSKPPLAVKYRLEPGSLDEPGGLKSLCSSLERLLAWEKKLYDEVKSREGVKIEHEKKLSALQSQEYKGDDEAKIFKTKTSINKLQSLIVVTSQAVSTTSTAIVGLRDSDLVPQLVELCHGMMYMWRSMHQYHEVQSNIVQQVRGLVNRSGGGDSTSELHRQATRDLESAVSAWHSSFCRLIKFQRDFILSLHGWFKLSLIPVDNDNVNRMEHSDAYMFFDDWKLALDRVPDTVASEAIKSFINVVHVISSKQAEELKIKKRTENASKELEKKASSVRNIERKFYSSYSLVGISLPDSAPDNGQGLDARDPLAEKKLELATCQRRVEDEMMKHSKAVEVTRAMTLNNLQTGLPGVFQALTSFSSLFTEALDSVCTRSYAIK; this is encoded by the exons ATGGGTTGCGCGGCGTCGAAGCTAGAAAACGAAGACACTGTACGGCGGTGTAAAGACCGTCGCCGTCTCATGAAAGAAGCCGTTTACGCGCGTCACCATCTCGCAGCTGCACACTCTGACTACTGTCGTTCACTTCGCCTCACCGGCTCTGCTCTCTCTACATTCGCCGCCGGTGAGCCTCTCTCTGTCTCCGACAACACCCCCGCCGTATTCATCAACCATAAAACAACCACCCCCATCCCCACCACCGCCACGAAAACGTTCCAACATCCACCAAAACCACAACCACCGTCGTCACACATTCCATCTCCTTCACCGTCTTCCTTCCACCGTCCACCGCCGGGGCAACCGTTTCAACCTTCACCTTCTCCCACCATAACCTCCTCAAAACTCCCTCATATCCTCTCTTCATCCACTCCCTCCACAAATCAACACCACAACGCTCGCCGCCGTAAACCACCGCCGCCGAAACTCCCTCACATTCTCTCCGATTCAAGCCCTTCTTCTACCCCTCGAAGCAACTTCTCCAACAATTTCGCTCCCGGTTTCTTCCCTACAGCACACTCTACATACTCTTCCACCCCTTCTCAAACTTCCTCCGTTTGGAATTGGGAAAATTTCTATCCTCCTCCTCCACCGCCACCGGGCTCCGATTACTTCGACAGAGAGCATGAACATGAACATGACCAAGAAGATACTACTTCTCAATTCTCTTTCATTTCACGAAATAGTGAAATTCCTTATTCCCgacaacaacagcaacaacaacaacaaaaacaacaacctcaacaaccaCAAATACAAACATATCAAccacaacagcaacaacagcaacatcGATATCCTAATCCAACAGCACATGAAGTGGAAGGCTTTGATTCTGAGAGATCAGAGTACGATTATTTCAACAGAAAGCTCGCAACTGTTCAGAAGAATCCTAGTCATCATCATTTGGATGAACAACACACTGAGACGGAACGAGAGGAGGTTGAGTGTAGTGAATGGGGAGATCACTACAGCACAACGACGTCTTCCGAGGAGGAGgatgaagaggatgaagaggaaGATGATGGGGTTGATGGGGATGTTGAGTCAAGGTCTGAGATTGGGACTAGATCGAATTTCGGGTCCTCGTCTGCAGCAGCGAAGGGATATGTTGCGGCAGTGGGGAAATCGAAATCAGACGATGTGGCATCATCTTCGACAGGCGAAGGTGTAATGGAGATGAAGATGGTGGTGAGACATAGAGATTTGAAGGAGATTGTGGATTCGATAAAGGAGAATTTTGAAAAAGCTGCTGTTGCTGGAGATCAAGTTTCTGAGATGCTTGAGATTAGTAAAGCTCAGCTTGATCGAAGTTTCAGGCAATTAAGGA AAACTGTGTATCACTCAAATAGTCTATTGAGCAGCCTGAGCTCAACTTGGACATCAAAACCACCCTTGGCGGTGAAGTACCGGCTCGAGCCAGGTTCGTTGGATGAACCGGGCGGTCTGAAGAGTCTTTGCTCCTCTTTGGAACGGCTTTTGGCTTGGGAGAAGAAGCTCTACGATGAAGTCAAG TCTAGAGAAGGTGTGAAGATTGAGCATGAAAAGAAACTGTCAGCTCTTCAGAGTCAGGAATACAAAGGAGACGATGAAGCAAAGATATTCAAAACCAAGACTTCCATAAATAAGTTGCAGTCACTAATCGTTGTTACATCACAAGCTGTGTCTACCACCTCGACCGCTATTGTTGGCCTTAGAGACTCCGATCTTGTTCCTCAGCTTGTTGAACTCTGTCATGG AATGATGTACATGTGGAGATCAATGCATCAGTACCATGAAGTCCAAAGCAACATAGTTCAGCAAGTCCGCGGCCTGGTGAATAGATCGGGAGGAGGCGATTCAACTTCTGAACTGCACAGGCAGGCAACTCGTGACCTTGAATCTGCTGTCTCGGCTTGGCACTCGAGTTTTTGTCGCCTTATAAAATTTCAACGAGACTTTATTCTCTCCTTGCATGGTTGGTTTAAGCTTAGTCTTATTCCGGTCGATAATGATAACGTCAACAGGATGGAACACTCCGACGCGTACATGTTTTTTGATGACTGGAAGCTTGCACTTGACCGTGTCCCTGATACCGTTGCGTCTGAAGCCATCAAAAGCTTTATCAATGTTGTCCATGTGATATCTTCCAAGCAAGCCGAAGAACTCAAGATAAAGAAGCGAACCGAGAACGCGTCCAAGGAACTCGAGAAAAAGGCTTCGTCTGTACGGAATATAGAAAGAAAGTTTTACAGCTCGTATTCTTTGGTAGGGATTAGCCTTCCCGACTCCGCGCCTGATAACGGACAAGGCTTAGACGCGCGCGATCCACTCGCCGAGAAAAAACTAGAACTAGCTACCTGCCAAAGACGCGTCGAAGATGAAATGATGAAGCATTCGAAAGCCGTAGAGGTAACAAGAGCAATGACACTCAACAACCTACAGACAGGCTTGCCCGGAGTCTTTCAAGCATTGACCAGTTTTTCGTCGTTGTTCACCGAGGCTCTCGACTCGGTGTGTACTCGCTCGTACGCCATCAAATAG